ctggcgcatagcacatcaacggtcggaaatttgagtatcaaattcctcagggctatcatgttcctcactgtgtaggcaatccgcactggcgaattcctaactcctcagtcagaacaaattcctcagagaccagaagaacttcgtctatgtcactgaagaatatgactgaactatatgagatttccaatggcttcactcgaagggattggtaggtgtaggattttgagttgagcatcacatggaaaattttccttagtatttcctcgaccccctttaacagtaccgtgtttcctatgactcaagaaagagaaaatgaaactacgaaaacaaaagtcttcacgcttcatgttcctcaaatgaataccaagtcttcaaggtcacaccaatttcttcactttcaaagtcttcagaaagtcttcagaaatccaaagtcttcagtcgaagaacttcatttttaggggtcgactttctctataaatatcaatctcctcatagacttatagacctgtgtacactcataaacacattggtcccttaacctataagttttcaatacaccaaaatcactaaggggcactagatgcacttacaatctcccccttttttgtgattgatgacaatataggttaagttttcaacggggataaacatatgaagtgtaaatactgatattgaggaatttgattgcaagatatagaagaactccccctgaagatgtgcatagtgtggaccaagcaagtgccaaaaagattttcaagatcgtaagaagtatcattatcttcccaatcataatcatcacaacaagcaataggcataacgagatcatcatcaagtgcatcatcttccacaattatttttgattcattttcatgaggcacaacaataataggagcaacattatttggaagagatatctttttacctctcttcctttttcttttcttcttcttcaccacatcatgtgtgggttcaatcctctttttggagctccttattaatgagattggtttaatagaaggctcctcctcattacctgattcatcataagaaataataggaggatattgggaagtctcttccctttcattagtattctcttcatcttctatttgttttcttgtctttatgtaattggcaatataaggattttcaatgcaattcaccgcacaatacatataaatttcctctagatcaaaatcaagaagtttataacgggcaagttctggaagatgcttagttatacgtttcatttcttcgtaacccataagcaaactaagttcattataatgtgcaagggaaatcaagtcatcacaatttttggacacgattagatcatgaaacaatttgcatcggatagttaaatgaccccgttcattgcaaagttcacaagtacggttaagaaaatttaaattttcagcacaaacatctagcctttattgcaacaatttagtttctaaatgcttatgcctcttgcaatatctatcttccctatttggtgtgtacttgcaaacccaatgcactccacaaaaattgacatgtttataggagacattttcatcataactagtgcaatcatcattagtactatggatattcaaatagttcatactaacaacattgcaatcatgctcatcattcaaagatttagtgccaaacattttaatgcattcttcttctaacactttggcacaactttcctttccatcatactcacgaaagatattaaaaagatgaagcgtatgagacaaactcaattccatttttttgtagttttcttttataaactaaactagtgataaaacaagaaactaaaagattcgattgcaagatctaaagatataccttcaagcactcacctccccggcaacggcgccagaaaagagcttagttgacggggtgtgagtgccgcttacctagcctccccggcaacggcgccagaaagagcttgatgtctactacacaaccttcttcttgtagacgttgttgggcctccaagtgcagaggtttgtaggacagtagcaaatttctctcaagtggatgacctatcaatccgtgggaggcgtaggatgaagatggtctctctcaagcaaccctgcaaccaaataacaaagagtctcttgtgtccccaacacacccaatacaatggtaaattgtataggtgcactagttcggcgaagagatggtgatacaagtgcaatatggatggtagatataggtttttgtaatctgaaaatataaaaacagcaaggtaactaatgataaaagtgagcgtaaacggtattgcaatgctaggaaacaaggcctagggttcatactttcactagtgcaagttatctcaacaataataacataattggatcatataaatatccctcaacatgcaacaaagagtcactccaaagtcactaatagcggagaacaaacgaagagattatggtagggtacgaaaccacctcaaagttattctttccgatcaatccattgggctattcctataagtgtcacaaacaaccctagagttcgtagtaaaataacacattaagacacacatcaaccaaaaccctaatgtcacctagatactccaatgtcacctcaagtatccgtgggtatgattatacgatatgcatcacacaatctcagattcatctattcaaaccaacacaaagtacctcaaagagtgccccaaagtttctaccggagagtcaagacgaaaacgtgtgccaacccctatgcataggttcatgggcggaacccgcaagttgatcaccaaaacatacatcaagtgaatcaatagaataacccattgtcaccacggttatcccacacaagacatacatcaagtgttctcaaatcataaaagactcaatccgataagataacttcaaagggaaaactcaatccattacaagagagtagagggggagaaacatcataagatccaactataatagcaaagctcgcgatacatcaagatcgtatcacctcaagaacacgagagagagagagatcaaacacatagctactggtacataccctcagccccgagggtgaactactccctcctcatcatggagagcgccgagatgatgaagatggccaccggtgagggttcccccctcggcagggtgccggaacagggtcccgattggtttttggtggctacagaggcttgcggcgatggaactcccgatctattctgttccccgatggttttagggtatattggtatatataggaggaagaaatacgtcaggggagccacgaggggcccacgagggtggagggtgcgcccagggggtgggtgccccctgcctcgtgccttcctcgttgcttcccttacgtacaccccaagtcttctggattgcttccgttccaaaaataactctcccgaaggtttcattccgtttggactccgtttggtattccttttctgcgaaacactgaaacaagggaaaaaacagaaactggcactgggctctgggttaataggttagtcccaaaagtaatataaaagtgcataataaagcccataaacatccaagatggataatataatagcatgaatacttcataaattatagatatgttggagacgtatcaagaggCGTCGGGGCTCCCACGTCATCGGTGGCAGGAGGAACAGCCGGGGGTACTTGCTGAAACGAAAACACATGCTCATCAAAGTAAACGTgccgggaagtgaacacacggTGGGAGATGGGATCGTAGCACCAATAGCCCTTGGAGTTAGAAGGGTAGCCGATGAATATGCATGCAACAAAACATGGTGCAAGTTTATGAGGAGCAGTGTCGGCAGTGCTAGGATAACACCCAAAAATACACAAACCATCATAAGACGGTGGCGTACCAAAGAGAAGGTGATGAGGTGCGTAGTTCCACTATGGGCGGTAGGGTCGAAGGTTAAGGAGAAGTGAAGCGGTAGCAAGTGCGTCTGGCCAGAAGCGAGGCGGCACGTTAGCATGAAACAGGAGCGTGCGAATGCAGTCGTTCAGAGTGCGAAGGGCGCGTTCGGCTACACCATTCTGCTGTGAAGTATACGGGCATGTGAGACGAAAAACTGTGCCATGGTGCGACAAAAAAGTGTGGAAAGCAAGGTTGTCGAACTCTTTTCCATTGCTAGTCTGAAGAGCAAGAATGGGACGCCCAAACTGCGTGCTAACATAGGAGTAATAAGCCGTCAAAGTGGAGAGTGCATCCGACTTTCGTCGCAAAGGAAAggtccacacataatgagaatAATCCTCAAGAATGACCAGATAATATAAGTAGCCCGAATTACTAGGAACCGGAGAGGTCCACACATCGCTATGAATCAACTGAAAGGAAAAGAAGCAATGATGGTGGAGTTATTAAACGGAAAGCGAACATGTTTGCCGACACGACAGGCATGACAAGTGTGATCCTCTATCTTAttacaactgaaactgaaactcctaagAATATGACGAAGTGTGACAGGGTTGGGATGACCCAAACAAGCGTGCTAGAGATCGACGCCAGCGGAGAGAGCAACCAGTGCGGTGGTGGCGGATGAAGGCGAATGCACCGGATAGAGCTCGTCGGGGCTGTCACATCGGCGGAGTACTATCCTGGTTCGAGCGTCCTTAACACAAAAACCAAGCTCATCAAATTCAACGGTGACATGATTTTCATGAGTGAAACAACGAACGAAAATAAGATTCTTAATAAGATGAGGAGACACAAGTATGTTAGACAAAGATAAAGGCATGTAATTAGAAGGAAAAGAAGTGTGCCCGACGTGTGTGATAGGAAGTGTGGAACCGTCGCCGACAATGATGCGGCGGTCGGTGGTGACGGGAGTGAAGGAGGCAAGATTACTAGGATGAGCAAACATGTGAGCCATGGCCccggtgtccatgtaccaatcaCCACCTCCGGTGTAGTTGTTCGGCGTAGGGGCGATGTGCAGCGCGGCGATGAGCGCCGGATCCCAAGGCGACGGCGGCAGTGCCGACGAAGGGGACGAAGACGCCATCTGGAAGTTGTAACCGCCGCTCAGCTGCGGCAGTGGGTACCCTCCATAGGGCTACGGAGCCGCGTAGTACGCCTGATGCGCCGGCGGGCGCGACACGGGAAGGGTCGGTGTAGGGGCCCGTGGGATCGGCATGGTGTATGCATGAACGACACCGGTCCACGGGTTGTATCCGGCGGCCCATGGAGGAGGCACCTGGAgctgctgcagctgctgctgACGAGGAGCGCCTGCGCCCTGCTACTACTGACCGCCGCGCCGACCCCCGTGGAACCATtcggcgggaggcgcgggaggcccGTACGGGAGAGGAAGCAGCCCCGGCTGCTGCTATGGCGCCGGGTACGGCTGGGGCGGCGGGTACAGCGCCTGGTGGCGTGGCTGAGGCAGCGGGGGGCGGTGGGGGCCCGCCGCGGGTGGTGCCGGCGGCAAGGGCGGTGTGGATGGCCCGCGCCTTCACCTGCTTCATCCGCCGCTCCTCCAGCCGGAGGTATGCAACGAACTTGGCGAAGGAGGGCTCGGGGATGAGGGTGAGGTTCTCCGCGGCGTTGCCGAAGTCCTCGTTGAGCCCGGCGGTGAGCGTGCTGAGGAGGAGGTCATCATCGATCTTCGCACCAATATCGCGGAGCTCGTCAGCGAGAGTCTTGAGGCGGCGACAATAGTCGTCGGCGGAGGAGTTGTCCTGGTGGCACCCAAAAAACTCTTGCTGCAAAAAAACACGACGTTGAAGCTGATTGTCAGTGAAGAGCCCGTTCAGCTTGGTCCACACGGCATAGGCGTCATCACCGTCCTGCACGACTATCTGAAAGCGGTCCGGCGAGATGGTGAGAAGAACCACCGGATGATCGTGGTGTCGATGGAGGACTAGTCATGGAACTCAGGGACGAGGCTGGAGTCGACGGAGCCGTCCACGTGATCAACGAGGTGGTACTCCCGGAACACGAGGGAGAAGTACGTTTTCCACGTGTAGTAGGAGGAGTCCGTCTGGGAGAGACGAATCGACACCCGCTCGTAGATGTTGAGGTTGCGGATGTCGTTGACGTCGGGCGGGTTGGCTTCGGCGAACGGGTTGGAGTTGGTGGAGGCGGACGAAGTGACAGACGACATGGCGGCGAGGGGTGGTGTGGCTCAGGttcggctagggttagggttgagAGACGGTGGCGGCTGTGAGGGGGGAGCAGCGGCGGCGACTTCGGGTGGAGGGCGGGGAGTCACGACAGCgggaggacgacgacgacaggAGGTGTGGGTGGCGGCGCGCGGTAcggggcggcggctgcggcgatCGGAGGAGCAGCGGTGGCAGGGGAGGGGTGGCATGGTGGCGGGAGAAGGTAAGGCGGCAACGGCGGCTGGGGTGGCAGCGACACGGGAAGGGGCGCGCGGCGGCGTAGGCGGAAGCGCAGGTTAGGGTTGAACCTAAGAAACTGATATCATGTATGTTGTGGGAATTGCACGATGTATTACTCAAGTGTGAACGCACGTATATATGAAATACAACGATGGACCACGACCTCAACTATACAGGCAACTAGGAGGTGGACCCAGTACACAAATATGCACAACACATATACTCAACGGGTGTTAACTAGCATGGTTACTTGTTTAATCCTCTAACCGAGACCTAGTTGATGCCCAGTTAGTCTTAGAGGAAGATAAATTATCCTTAGCCGTCGTGGTTCTTCCTATATTTACTTCACCACTCAGTGGCTGAGCAAAAAAAAATCTCACACTCTCTTCCCCTCTTCCCCCTCGCCCCGCTGTCGGCGCGTCCCACGTCGTTCCCTGCCGCCCCTCTTCTCCCAATGGCCAGACGCGGTGGCCGGAGGTCCGCGCCGCCGATCCGCAACGCGGATGTACGCCACCACGCCCGCGGTTCATCGTCTAGCAGCGCATCTTCGAGTCGCCGCCGCACGCCCGAATCGCCCGTCCCCACCCGGTTTGCCGACTTCCCAGACCTCCCTCCGCCGCAGCCGCCACAGAGGACATACCTCGCGTCCAGCAGCACACATGGGGGACATGGGTGGCGGAGATCACCGACCGGGATACCCATAAGAGGAAGTGGGTCTGTTCGTTTCACACGACGGAGCTTGCGGCGATGGAATACGATCGGTGGTAAGTCCTGTTCCATGGCTCCGTTGCGAGGCGGAACTTCCCGTTTGGGACGGCGCCGGTCCACTTCGTCCCGCCAGCGCCGGGTGTGGCTAGCGCGGCGATGGCTCAGCCGCTCGAGAGGACCAAGAGGCGAGGGAGCGCTTCGAGGCGGCGGCCGCCGACAAGGCGTACATGGAGGACCTCCGCGGTCAGCACCCCGAggtcgtggaggcggagcgggcgatatTCGCCGACAATGACAGGGAGGTCATCGTCATCTCCGACGACGAGGTGCAAGGTGGCGAGgagggcggcgaggaggaggagttCGACGTCAAGGAGCGGCGGCGCATCTTCCCCGGCTGCGACGACGACGGCACTGGCCCGGACCCATGTCTCATCGACGGTGGCCTATCGAGAAAAGATTGGCTCTACCTCCACTATGGCCGATGAAGATGAGTAGTCTAGTGTAGTTTAAGTTTGAATTTATGTCTAATGGCCGGATCTTTCTTTATTTTCTGGGGATCGGTATAGAAATGACCTTAGCTGGTGGATCCTATCATCTAGGCTGATTCGCCTTACTTGCATTTCTAGATCTTCTTTGTGGGTCTTTGATCATTTAAATTGCTAAACTTATGTGCTATGTGCCAGAACTACGACCATAAAAATAGTTGGTACATCAGGAATTTCAAATGAAATTATAGGGACCAAACAAAACCATTTCTTCTTCCATCTTCCATCCATAAAAAAGAACATGACTTCTTCTCCAAACTTGCAGAACCGCGGCTGAAACCTCTCGAACGCACACCGGATGCGCCGTGCCGCCAGACTGTCGCCATTACTAAGAGGCAAGTGTCGCCCTCTACACCCGAAGCTGGCGCCGCGAAGGCTTCTTTAATCCCGTGAAGAAACACAAGAAGGGGCAAGAAGGGAGGAGGCAGCACGCAATTAGCCAGCGCTCGCACTCTACGCTTCTCAATTGACCCGATCGAGGAGGAGTCGCCAAGCAGGCCGAGCGAAGGGGCAGGCAGCCATGGCCACCGCCAACCTGTCCAGCGTGGTGGTGGCGGTTGACGGCAGCGAGGAGAGCATGAAGGCGCTGCGCTGGGCGCTCGACAGCCTGCGCCTCCGCCCCGACGGCGCGCTCGTCGTGCTCCACGTCCAGCCGCCGCCCGGCATCGCCGCCGGGCTCAACCCCGGCCCCATCCCCTTCGGCGGCCCCAGTAAGCGACCCCGCAATTCCCAATCCCATCTCGCGCGCTTTCTACCTAGCTCTTGCCCATAAGCTAGCCTGCTCACTGCTTCTCCGGTGGGCCGCGGCGCTGGCTGCTCAGGTGTGGCGGAGGTGCCGGCGTTCACGCAGGCCATCGAGTCGCACCAGCGGCGGATCACGGAGGCGATCCTGGAGCACGCGCTCAAGATTTGCTCCGACAAGAATGTAAGGGGACAGTTAAACGATGTCGATTGCTGAATTCTTCCCTTCCCCCGGCTGCTCTTGCTTAATTGGTGCTTAAATCTGATCGGATTCTTGGTCTGTTGAAGGTGGAGGTGAAGACGCAGGTGGTGGTGGGGGATCCCAAGGAGAAGATCTGCGAGGTGGCGGCCGAACTCAAGGCCGATCTGCTCGTCATGGGTTGCCGTGCTTTTGGCCCTGTCAAGAGGTAATTGAATTACTGGCACTGTCTTCTGCGCTTCGGTTAGCTGAATGTCTGATTGTTTTTAAGCTTGCTGCATGACCAAATACGAACTGCAAAGCAAAATTGCGCTTCGGTTAGCTGAATGTCTGAACTCAATTTTTTTTTGCCAGTACAACACCTGTTGTGAAATTTGTTCTTTCCAGATTCAACTGCACATAACCTGTGTTTACTGCGACGCTATAATATTTGGCAAAACTGGGTTATCAGAGAATTTTGCTACTGTATAAACATCATTTTGCGTATGAATCTGATACAGTGTAAGGCATATGTTACATCTACTCCCGCAGACATGAGACCGTGTAGGAAAATTTCTCTTGATCTGTAACGCATTTCTTTCACTTGTTTGTGCCTTACATAGCATATTTTCTTTCCATATAACTGAATGCCCCGGATAGAACTGTTCAGTATGTCTTATTAGTCGCTGCAAACAACTTGCATTGCTTCTCACAGTGAAGAACTCTACTTCTACGGCCAAAACTTATAATGAGTCTGATAGCAAAAACTGCATCCTCACATTCTTTAGTGCAGTCATGTAGCAGCAATCTAGCAACCTTGCAGGTCAGTTCATCTAGTAATCTGGTGTTGATGTGTTTATACCATGAAAGCCCTCGGACAGTTGCCTGCCTGCTTGTCTAATAGGCATCGTGTATGAAAGAAACAAGCTGATCCGATTCCTTTGATTGAACAGGATGTTCTTGGGTAGTGTGAGCAACTACTGCATCAACAGCGTCGGCTGCCCCGTCGTCGTGATCAAGGGCACCTAACCCATCCTCCACCCAACAAACATTCGTTATTGCGTTCCACGCCATGTTTTTTGAGGTTGCTACTGTGTTGTGTGTACTCCTGTGCAAAGCCACTGCATGCTTCCAAGACTATGCATGGCTTATGTTATCATTCATGTTGTTTGTTAGTGCTTGGTTGGATGAGGCCGAAGAACTGCTCTGTACATTCTGTGCATGGAAATTGGCTGTGGGTCTCTGGAAATAAGTCTGCACATTGCTTTGTACATTAAATAATTATTGTACTATCAGCTGAAACACGGTGCCATGGGGCACATGGTTTTGTACAAAAACATTGTACGCAGGGCTTGCAAGTTGCAAGATCCATGGTTTCTTTGTCCGATCTGATCTGCTTTGGCCACTGCCCACTGCACATGCAGGTTTATCTTCTTCCTCCGAGTCCCCACCCAGCAGGCCACCGGTCTCCTTCGTTGCTTCCACTCGTTCTCTGTTTCTCCATATCTTCCTCTTATCCGCGCCACCTACGTTCCCGCTCGAGATGGGGGCAGAGCTGCTGCTGCTCGGCGGGAAGGTGTCCGCCGGCGCCGCGGCAGCATCGGGCGCCTTTGCCGCCTCCTCGTCGGGAGCTGGACGCTGCGTGGCCGGCGGGCGGCGACTTGCGCCGGTGCAGCCGGCCGCGCTGCAATGGCGGCATAGTAGTACGTGAGCCACCGGTTTGGCAACAAGTTTTTTAGCACAAGACAATTTAACAAATTGCAGATTCATTCATGGTGTCGCACTTGAATCGCTGCGAATTACCGTTAAGATGCATTCGTTCAATTAAAATGGAATAGATGCATCTAGTTGAAGCGATGTTCTTAATGTTTTTATTCTTAATGTTTTTAGTTTGCTGTATTTTCTGGTCAGCTATATCGTGCTTTGGTTTTCCAAACATAACAACAACTTTTGATGCTAAATTTCAACAATATTTTGTAAACTAAGCTTAGTACAACATAGTTCAACAATGATCTAAATGTAAAACCAGCACACCATACGCTCATATTGTAGAGATATTTGTTGATTGAGGTATATGTTTGACGTGGCTTCTAGTTCCTGAATGACATCGTTAGCCGCAATTTACATTTTAACGCACAAGTGGTATTATCGTCGATTATACACAACCTAAACCATAAAACGGCTATTCTATTACAATGCATACCATTTTTTTAATGTGAAAAGAACTATTTGAAATTGTATAACACAGTTCAATATCCACGGACTATGTTGAGTCTAGAATAGTGAAAAAAAACTATTTGAAATTGTATAACACAGTTCAATATCCACGGGCTATGTCGAGTCTAGAATAGATCTCGTAAAAATAGGCTTATCAACTCACTTTGCAACTGCCCCACGTCTTATTGAATTACCAAATAAATCATATTTTCTTTGGTATTCAATAATTACTCATTCAATTTACAGCTAAAATCCATTTTATTAGTCATCTAAAATTCATGTTTGGTATGTAATAGCATACACAATGAAATGGGTACATGAGAGTGATAACGTATAAAATATTTGTGCTCACGTACAATCATCTAGTTTAAGGTAGAAATATGTTTTTTCTACAAAATTACTCTTTTATGGGGACTCATATCTACAAAAAAATATGTACAaggttttttttctttcttgGACGAGAAAGGATACAGGGGAAACTCTTGGGCGAAAAGCCGTGTGCACGTTGCAACGTGAGGTGATAAGAATATCCTGATGAAATTAGGTCGCACTCGCACCACCACCGATCAGAAGCCACCACGCCAACGCTGCGCCGCCGCCGAACTTTGGAGAGGAGACGCGGAGGACGGCAAGATGGGATTCGAGAAGGAGATCCTGAAAGCCGGCACCGGCCCCAAGCCCGTCAAGGGCCAGAAGGTCACCGTCCACTGCACCGGCTACGGTACGCTCCTTCCCTCCCCCTTCACCCCTTCTCTACGCCTTCTTTCTTTTCCCTGGATCCGTCGAGATGAACTCAGGGTTTAGCGCTCGATGCTTCCAGATCTACTAACCCTGGTGTCGATTAGGCGTTGGTCTTCACTAGATGTGAAATTTTGGTTCTGTAGCTGTCAGCCTAGATTCATTTAGTGGTGCCAGTGTACCTTTATCCATTTCTGGTAGATTTTGTACCTCATGTTCTGTGCTGTTTAAGGGCCGGCTAACTTTTGTTTTCCTGCCATGTTGCTCCTGCAGGGAAGGACGGTGATCTGTCTAAGAAGTTTTGGAGGTAAATCATGGctagttttctttgtttttcgtGATTGGTAGGCCATGGCTTTGCGCCAGCGCTGTGAACGTTGTGAACAAACGCAGCATTTATGTTTCCGTGTTTTGTGTGTAAATCTTTCACCGGGAAGGATTGTGCTATTATGCCTTGCAAACCATAACTCTCGGATGCAACTTTGCAGAAGAAGCTTCGCATTTTGGAAATTTATCTGATGGTGTTATGTTCATTTTTTCAGTACCAAGGACCCTGGGCAGCAGCCATTCTCTTTCAAcattggtctcggttcagtaATCAAAGGTGATCTCATTATCAAAGTGCTATTTTGTTTATACACAATCATT
The sequence above is a segment of the Aegilops tauschii subsp. strangulata cultivar AL8/78 chromosome 6, Aet v6.0, whole genome shotgun sequence genome. Coding sequences within it:
- the LOC109752947 gene encoding peptidyl-prolyl cis-trans isomerase FKBP12, with the protein product MGAELLLLGGKVSAGAAAASGAFAASSSGAGRCVAGGRRLAPVQPAALQWRHSSRTRTTTDQKPPRQRCAAAELWRGDAEDGKMGFEKEILKAGTGPKPVKGQKVTVHCTGYGKDGDLSKKFWSTKDPGQQPFSFNIGLGSVIKGWDEGVMGMQLGEVARLTCTPDYAYGSGGFPAWGIQPNSVLIFEIEVLSAK
- the LOC109752948 gene encoding universal stress protein PHOS34, giving the protein MATANLSSVVVAVDGSEESMKALRWALDSLRLRPDGALVVLHVQPPPGIAAGLNPGPIPFGGPSVAEVPAFTQAIESHQRRITEAILEHALKICSDKNVEVKTQVVVGDPKEKICEVAAELKADLLVMGCRAFGPVKRMFLGSVSNYCINSVGCPVVVIKGT